The genomic DNA TTAACGTACCATAAACGGTTCTGGAAAGTTGAATTGAACTTGTTGTAACAGTCAAATTGATCAAGGTTACAAAAAGCAATTCAAAAAAACCGCGGCGGGCATATTCAGCATACGTATATCCATCCTCCAATGAGCCACTAAAAAAGTACGTAAATTGTATCGCAACAAAAACGATATACACGAAATCTAATAAAAGTAGTACAGTCAGTGTAACGACTCCGTCCATTGATAAAGGGTTGATTGGCCCCTCTTTTTGGATGATTTTATTGTTCTTAATTAATAGCGCTTGCATGAATCCGAAGAAGCCAAAAGTATAAACAAGTACAATGATGGTTCTAAGAAGGAACTCAACATTAATGCTAAATAAATACGGGATTTCCATTACCAGCCGCTCAAACTGAGCATCTGCTGAGATGAGCAGATTTAAAACAATGAACAACACGGGAATGGATAAGGTAATACCAAGTATTATTTTTTTCCATACTTCAAAGTTCCTTTGGTTCCCATTCTTTGATAGGTTTGTAATGTATTTGGTAAAGAACACATGATATTTCAAGCCGTCAAATACACGTAGAAACGTGTAAAGGAAGAAATACCAATTATGCCAAACTCTATTATTAGACGATGTTACTAGAGACAAATGAACGATCACAAGAGCCGGTATGACAACAATATTTAGCGCGTAAAAAAGCTGTGTGTCATAAAGATAGTATCCAGCGGTTAATAACCATATACAGATTAATATGAAATATCCAACCCTTTGATGTGAAAACGGAAACTTACGAAATCTCCAGTAAAATACCGTATAGAATGAAAGAATAAAAACAAAATAGGATATTCCAATTTGGTCCCTAAAAAAAGCTTCTTCCCCAACAATACCTAAAATGACACATAGAACCAAAAAGATCCAATCGTTTTTCAACAATTTTTCACGCATCAAATTTCCCTCCGTTATATCGTTTTTCTATATACATAGTTTTTCTATGTACTATTGCAAAAAAAAGCTTAGATTGAAGCTTTTTTCCCCCAGCGATAGCTAATTATGCACACTGGGTAAAGTAGAAGTGTTAAAAAAATACAGACGCCGATAAAGGTTTCCGTTAATAGTGGATAAAACCATTCACGTGGGATAAGATGAAATACTGTTAAGACCATTAAAGTTACATTTGGTATTAACGCAAAAATAAAGGTCCTTTTCATCACCCTTTTCCCTTTATGACCAAAGCCCCTCCCAATCTCATATCCGAGAAGTGCCCAAAAGAACATATAAATGAAAGCAATGATGATAGGAAAAGACGCAAGATTAAACCATAAATTTGTCAACCACTCCCAATCAAGAAGATTATGTGCAAGTGTTAGAACGGCGCCACCTGTAAAGAACAGAATATTCACTGCAATAAACAACCACTTCATATTGCTAGGTGTATAGGATAACTCTTCTTTCCACATTGCAGCGATCTCTTCTGGTGTCCCGAATCTGGAGTAGACTTCTTCCCGAATTTCGTCATATTCCATTTGGTATAAGCTTAATAAAAGTTCATCCAAATGCATTTCATATTCCGCTATTATAGATTCCTTTTCCTTGTGGTTTCCGAGGTTTTCTTTCAGGCTTTCTAAAAACTCACTCTTCAGCCGTTCCATGCTTCTTTCTCCCCATCATCTTGTTCATTACTGAAACAAAATCATTCCACTCACGTGTTTTTTCCAGCAGCATTTCTTTACCAGCTTCTGTAATTTTGTAATATTTCCGAGCTGGACCTTTCTCTTGCTCTTTCCAATAGCACTCAATATATTCCTGCTTTTCAAGCTTATGTAGTGCCGGATATAAAGTACCCTCTTTCACAGAAAACTCATTTCCGCTTCTGTTTTCAAGTTCTTTAACAAGCTCGTAGCCATACATATCGCGCTCTTCTAAAAGTTGAAGTAACAAAAGCGAAGTACTACCTTTAACCAATTCACGATTAAACATCTTTTCACCTACATAGTTTTTTTAGGTATATAGAAATTCTACCTCTTAGTTTTCTTCTTGTAAAGTATCCTGGATAAAAAAAAGAAATAATTTACAAACACAGTCAGTTAATTCAATTACACAAACAAAAACCCACACTGAAGTGGGTTTTACATTATTAATGCTTTTAAGCGAAACTCTCGCACATTGGGGGAATACATTTTTTTAAGTCCCATTTTTTTAAGCTTACGATGTTTATCTCTTCATCAGAGAAAAAGCTGATGCCCGTGGAGTTTTCGTCTGGATATACTCTTGCTGACATGACTTTTTCTCCCTCGTTAATAAATACTTCTACCGATGAGTGATCAACAAATATGCGCAGATGGAGAAGATTTTCTTTTAGCTGTACTGGAGCTTTTCGTATTCCTTTTGGACCTTTTCCAGACCGATTCCGATCAAAGATCACCTTTCCTTCTAGTCGGCTATAACCGATAACTGTTTCCT from Robertmurraya sp. FSL R5-0851 includes the following:
- a CDS encoding DUF4153 domain-containing protein, encoding MREKLLKNDWIFLVLCVILGIVGEEAFFRDQIGISYFVFILSFYTVFYWRFRKFPFSHQRVGYFILICIWLLTAGYYLYDTQLFYALNIVVIPALVIVHLSLVTSSNNRVWHNWYFFLYTFLRVFDGLKYHVFFTKYITNLSKNGNQRNFEVWKKIILGITLSIPVLFIVLNLLISADAQFERLVMEIPYLFSINVEFLLRTIIVLVYTFGFFGFMQALLIKNNKIIQKEGPINPLSMDGVVTLTVLLLLDFVYIVFVAIQFTYFFSGSLEDGYTYAEYARRGFFELLFVTLINLTVTTSSIQLSRTVYGTLKKFIRVALSVLVLSSVVLLISAFMRMMMYEEAYGFTFTRVLAHSFMIFLTVIFAYTLVKIWLEKLSLFHFYFISALVYYVGINVVNIDQFVVEQNIMRYETTGKIDIYYLNNLSDTGTLGLIDLYQSGAEIPGLEELLIGRKEDRLYIKNTSWQSYNLTRNKTDNELRKLNLAEEKK
- a CDS encoding PadR family transcriptional regulator; protein product: MFNRELVKGSTSLLLLQLLEERDMYGYELVKELENRSGNEFSVKEGTLYPALHKLEKQEYIECYWKEQEKGPARKYYKITEAGKEMLLEKTREWNDFVSVMNKMMGRKKHGTAEE
- a CDS encoding glycoside hydrolase family 32 protein, encoding MEDPKGRRIMIAWMAMWESHMPEQEYNWAGAMTIPRQLEWVDGEIYSNPIPELQELRGNLVELEHVTVREEKIIPELMGESYELDVTIDAKSTEQFGVKVRVSEQEETVIGYSRLEGKVIFDRNRSGKGPKGIRKAPVQLKENLLHLRIFVDHSSVEVFINEGEKVMSARVYPDENSTGISFFSDEEINIVSLKKWDLKKCIPPMCESFA
- a CDS encoding HAAS signaling domain-containing protein, translating into MERLKSEFLESLKENLGNHKEKESIIAEYEMHLDELLLSLYQMEYDEIREEVYSRFGTPEEIAAMWKEELSYTPSNMKWLFIAVNILFFTGGAVLTLAHNLLDWEWLTNLWFNLASFPIIIAFIYMFFWALLGYEIGRGFGHKGKRVMKRTFIFALIPNVTLMVLTVFHLIPREWFYPLLTETFIGVCIFLTLLLYPVCIISYRWGKKASI